From a single Lytechinus pictus isolate F3 Inbred unplaced genomic scaffold, Lp3.0 scaffold_19, whole genome shotgun sequence genomic region:
- the LOC135157750 gene encoding semaphorin-3D-like, translating to MDADLVGTPFIRGDYVYFLFREDSQESASSSVGQPYPLNTIRSRIARICKDDAGSSDNLVSYLKQRLLCSKKSNEVWETTPYVFDDIPMEYNEIQDFEIRDTSNGSDTLIYAIFTNER from the exons atgg ATGCCGACCTTGTGGGAACGCCTTTTATCCGAGGTGATTATGTGTACTTCCTGTTTCGTGAAGATTCGCAGGAGTCTGCAAGCTCCAGTGTAGGCCAACCGTATCCTCTGAACACCATCCGGAGTAGAATTGCAAGGATTTGTAAG GATGATGCTGGATCCTCAGACAACCTTGTCAGTTATTTGAAGCAGCGGCTATTGTGCTCCAAAAAGTCGAATGAAGTGTGGGAAACAACACCATATGTTTTTGATGACATACCAATGGAGTACAATGAGATAC AGGACTTTGAAATCAGAGACACTAGTAATGGTTCAGACACGCTGATTTATGCTATTTTCACCAATGAACGGTGA